In one Candidatus Pelagibacter sp. HTCC7211 genomic region, the following are encoded:
- a CDS encoding CoA-binding protein, translated as MNHKEPYSDEYLRNILSSVKTIAMVGASPDKTKFSYGVLRVLHETGYDMIPVNPRPGITEIRGLKVYPDLKAIDRPVDMVEVFRKPEDLYGIAEEAININAKVLWGQIGVINHDAAKLAEDAGLKVVMNRCPKIELFRPFWKPRLDLKI; from the coding sequence ATGAATCATAAAGAGCCTTACTCAGATGAATACTTAAGAAATATACTTAGTTCAGTAAAAACAATTGCAATGGTTGGAGCTAGCCCTGATAAAACAAAATTTAGCTATGGTGTATTAAGAGTTTTGCATGAAACAGGTTATGATATGATTCCAGTGAATCCGCGCCCTGGTATAACAGAGATAAGAGGTTTAAAAGTTTACCCAGATTTAAAAGCAATCGATAGACCTGTAGATATGGTAGAAGTTTTTAGAAAACCTGAAGATCTTTATGGTATTGCAGAAGAAGCTATTAATATTAATGCTAAAGTTTTATGGGGACAAATTGGTGTTATTAATCATGATGCTGCAAAATTAGCAGAAGATGCTGGACTTAAAGTAGTAATGAACAGATGTCCTAAAATTGAGCTATTTAGACCATTCTGGAAACCTAGACTTGATCTTAAAATTTAA
- a CDS encoding 2Fe-2S iron-sulfur cluster-binding protein codes for MQITIANRGNSVYKVSGRMSLLQELREQGVDLPYGCQYGGCITCAAKLIEGEIDQRSQVALNNRQINNGYIILCVARPKTDCTIEIGVESHDKLYRNPFLDPLAPHELKADIATQKNKKK; via the coding sequence ATGCAGATCACAATCGCAAATCGAGGGAATAGTGTTTATAAAGTTTCTGGACGAATGTCTTTACTTCAAGAATTAAGAGAACAAGGCGTGGATTTACCTTACGGTTGTCAATACGGAGGATGTATTACTTGCGCAGCTAAATTAATTGAAGGTGAAATAGATCAGCGTTCACAAGTGGCACTTAATAATCGTCAAATAAATAATGGATATATAATCTTATGTGTTGCAAGACCAAAAACAGATTGTACTATTGAAATTGGAGTTGAAAGTCATGATAAACTTTATAGAAATCCTTTTCTTGACCCACTTGCACCGCATGAGCTAAAAGCTGATATTGCTACTCAAAAAAATAAAAAAAAATAA
- a CDS encoding selenium-binding family protein produces the protein MTNIINEKKTCCGPGYASPADAIKAPSEKLLYTIAIYTGTGIQKPDYLATIDVDPDSPTYSKVIHRLEMPGIGDELHHMGWNACSSCHGDEGMSRKYLLVPGVRSNNIHVIDTATDPFAPRIHKIIEGSEIKSKTNLSGPHTVHCLGSEIIISFLGNARGEAPGGYLHLNKDFEIVGRWENSMGDIPFSYDFWYQPRHNVMVSSEWAAPNTFMPGFDLEEVGHLKYGRRLHIWDFKKKEPVETMYLGEDGLIPLEVKFMHNPDSSHGFCGAALSANVIHFWKSKEGKWEWEKIIDVENEPHPDWPIPVPGVMSAILVSMDDKYLYLNNWLHGDMRQYDISDPHNPKLTGQVWMGGLLGKAPVVNGVKIAGGPQMYQLSLDGKRMYVTTSLFSTWDNQFYPEIRTQGGAMIMIDCDVENGGMKINKDFIVDFGKEPNGPSRCHESRYPGGDCTSDIWL, from the coding sequence ATAAAAGCACCAAGTGAAAAACTTTTATATACAATAGCAATTTACACAGGTACTGGAATTCAGAAACCAGATTATCTAGCAACTATTGATGTAGATCCAGACAGTCCCACATATTCAAAAGTTATTCACCGACTTGAAATGCCAGGTATAGGAGATGAATTGCATCATATGGGATGGAATGCTTGTTCTTCATGTCATGGTGATGAAGGTATGAGTAGAAAATACCTTTTAGTACCAGGTGTAAGATCTAATAATATTCATGTAATTGATACTGCAACAGACCCATTTGCACCTAGAATTCATAAAATTATTGAAGGTTCAGAAATTAAATCTAAAACTAATTTATCAGGCCCCCATACAGTCCACTGTTTAGGCTCTGAAATAATTATTTCTTTTTTAGGCAATGCAAGAGGTGAAGCACCAGGTGGATATTTACATTTAAACAAAGATTTTGAAATTGTAGGAAGATGGGAAAATTCTATGGGGGATATCCCATTTAGTTATGATTTTTGGTATCAGCCACGACACAACGTCATGGTAAGTTCAGAGTGGGCAGCACCCAATACATTTATGCCAGGTTTTGATTTAGAAGAAGTTGGTCATTTAAAATATGGACGTAGATTACATATCTGGGATTTTAAAAAAAAAGAACCAGTTGAAACAATGTATCTAGGAGAAGACGGTTTAATACCATTGGAAGTTAAATTTATGCACAACCCTGATAGTAGTCATGGTTTTTGTGGAGCAGCTCTAAGCGCAAATGTAATTCATTTTTGGAAATCTAAAGAAGGAAAATGGGAATGGGAAAAAATCATAGACGTAGAAAATGAACCACATCCGGATTGGCCAATTCCAGTACCTGGAGTTATGTCTGCCATCCTTGTATCAATGGATGATAAATATCTTTATCTTAACAATTGGTTACATGGAGATATGAGACAGTATGATATTTCAGATCCTCATAACCCAAAGTTAACAGGACAAGTTTGGATGGGTGGTCTTTTAGGTAAAGCACCCGTTGTTAATGGTGTGAAGATTGCTGGTGGTCCACAAATGTATCAGTTATCGTTAGATGGTAAACGCATGTATGTCACAACTTCATTGTTTTCTACTTGGGACAATCAATTCTATCCTGAAATACGTACACAAGGTGGAGCTATGATAATGATAGATTGTGATGTTGAAAATGGTGGTATGAAAATAAATAAAGATTTTATAGTAGATTTTGGAAAAGAACCAAACGGTCCAAGCAGGTGTCACGAAAGTAGGTACCCAGGTGGAGATTGTACAAGTGATATTTGGCTTTAA